From Candidatus Aminicenantes bacterium:
GCTTCAGCACCCGGAACGACTCGGCGGCCAGGAGCTCGGGCTGCTGCAGGTGCTCGTGCACGTCGATGCACACCAGCAGGTCAAAAGAAGCGTCGGCAAACGGCAGCCGGCAGGCCGCCTTGTCCAGCAGATGCACCGGGGCGTTGAGCAGCTTTTGCATGCCGGCCCGGGTATCGTTTTCGAACTCGGCCCAGGCCCATTCGCCGCCCAGACGGCCGAGGTGGTAATTGATGGCGCCGTTGTTGTCGCCGCAGGTGATCAGCAGGCACTTTCGCTCCGTTTCCTCGCCCAGGAATTTTTTCAGGGCCCTGACCTTCATTTTCTTTTTCAGCGAGCGGTCGTACATCTGCAGCTGCCAGGGGCGCTTGGCTTGTTTCATCATGGCCGCAATTCTATTATCCAGCCGGACATTTGTCAACCACGCCGCAGGCGGCGCTATTGACGGCCAGCCGGGATTCGCCTACAATCGGGCACGGCATGAGCGGAAAAACAAATTACTACCGGCGCCTGCTCGCCCTGTACCGCAGCTACCGCCGCCGCGATATCATCGTGGCGCCACCGCCGCTGCGCCTGTGGGTCGAGCTGAGCTCGCGCTGCAACCTGCGCTGCCCCGTCTGCCCGAACCGGGACCTGCCCGCTGCGGACAAGGGCGACATGGCCTGGCCGTTGTTCAAAAAGGTCATTGATCAGGGGCGGGAATTCGCCATCGAGATCAACCTCCACCACCGCGGTGAATCGCTGCTGCATCCGGAAGCCGGCCGTTTCATCAAATATGCCGCAACCCAGGGAGTTTTCAGCAAATTGCATACCAACGGCACCCTGCTCAGGGGCGAGGTGGCCGAGGCGGTCCTGGCTTCTGGGCTGCAGCGCCTGTCGATCTCTTTCGACGGCTTCAGCGCCGCATCATACGAGAAAAACCGCGTTGGCGCCAGTTTTGAACAGGTTACGGAAAATATCAGCGGCTTTTTGCAGCGGCGGCGGCAAATGCGAATGAAAACCCCGCATTTGGCGATCGAGATGATGCGCATCTCCCCTTCTCGGATCGAGGGGAAAAAACAAAATGAATTTGTCCATCGCTTTAAAAAACTTGGGCTGGATGAAGTGGTCTTCAAGAAAACGCACAATTGGGCCGGCCATTTTGGCGGCGCTGACGCGGCCGGGAAATTTTCCGCCTGCACTTTTCCCTGGAACGCCCTGGTGGTCTTTTTCAACGGCGACGTGGCCGCCTGCGCCCAGGATTTCTTCGGCCGCCAGCGGCTGGGAAACGCTCATGACAAACAACTCCTTGAGATATGGAACGACCTTCCCATGCAGGAATTGCGCCGGGCCTTCGCCGTTGCCGACATCTCGCCGTTCGCCGCCTGCCGGATTTGCGACCGCATCGGCCGCAGCA
This genomic window contains:
- a CDS encoding SPASM domain-containing protein, whose product is MSGKTNYYRRLLALYRSYRRRDIIVAPPPLRLWVELSSRCNLRCPVCPNRDLPAADKGDMAWPLFKKVIDQGREFAIEINLHHRGESLLHPEAGRFIKYAATQGVFSKLHTNGTLLRGEVAEAVLASGLQRLSISFDGFSAASYEKNRVGASFEQVTENISGFLQRRRQMRMKTPHLAIEMMRISPSRIEGKKQNEFVHRFKKLGLDEVVFKKTHNWAGHFGGADAAGKFSACTFPWNALVVFFNGDVAACAQDFFGRQRLGNAHDKQLLEIWNDLPMQELRRAFAVADISPFAACRICDRIGRSTVAGIPREYLKRMIFKRMP